Below is a window of Paenibacillus bovis DNA.
TTACACCCAACAGTCGAAATCCTGCAAAGGTAAATTGTGTTCCCGCTACAATGCTGATCAGCAGGGAAGACAAAATGGTGCCTATATATCGGGAGGTACTGAACAGCCCTGATGCTACACCAATGATCTCCTTGGGCGAAGCTGCAAACAAAGCTGCCTGCATACCAACATTATTCAGCCCATTACTGATGCCAAAAGCACCTAGCGCCATACAGATACCGATCATGCCCGAATCAGGACCCAGAGCAACCAGTCCTATAGAACCCAGTGTCATGAACATCGCAGAGAAGAGTAAAGCAGGGCCTGGTCCTGAGCGGTCAATCCATCGTCCGGCCACAGGAGAGACCAGCAGCGAGCATATTCCCAGACTGAGCATCAGGATTCCTGTATTCAATTCGCTGATATGCCGTACAATCTGCAGATAAGAGGGCAGCCCGAAAAATACAGCATAAAAGATAAGATTAACAACCACAAATTCGATATTAACCCATGTCATTGCAGGATGACGAGCAAATATACGCAAAGGAATAAAAGGAGATGCCGCTCGCCGCTCATGCCATATAAATGCTGCCAATAGAATAATACCTGCCAGTCCGACCGTAAACGAATATACAGATAAGCTATGTGAGGATTGGGCAGACAATACTCCCAGCAGCAGAGCAACCAGACCCAGGGTAAAAAGAAAGATGCCTGCTGCATCTATTCGGATCATCCATTTGCCAAGTGTCAGCCGGTCTGCCTTAGGTATCGATGCTTTGTCGTCCGGAATCACTTTCCAGGCCAATAGCATGCTGGCGATCACAAATGGAATATTTCCCAGAAAAATCGCTCGCCAGTCCCACCAGTACATTAATAATCCCCCGATAAAAGGTCCTATCGCTGCTGCTCCGGACAAAAAAATCGATAATACCGACAGAGCGGTGGACTGCTTCTCTGTGATATGAATACGCACAATGGCCATGCCAACGGCTACCATCATGCTGGTGCCGATAGATTGTACAATGCGGAATACAATCAGCCAGCCAAAGCTTATCGATAACGGAGCACATAGTGAGACGATAAAAGAGACCAAAAGCCCGGCCAGAAATATTTTCCGGCGGCCAAACAAATCACTGGCTCTGCCCATCACCGGCTGGGTAACCGCACTGGCAATATAAAAGGCAAAAATAATCCAGCTTACGGCAGTGTAATTCAATTGAAACGTATGCTGCAAGTTGGGAATAGCTACAGCAACCATCGACGAGTTCAATGGATTCAGCATAATACCCAATCCGATCGAAATCATTAACCACCAGCTGCGCTTGCTCATTATATAACTCCTCCTCTGAATACGATAATTTCATCATAAGAGAGGTGATTCATTTACTCCAACGCCTTTTATGTTATGATCTCATTGACTACAAGGAATGAATGGAGGTGAGCCTATGGAGCTGCTTCAGCTGCAATACTTTGTGACTGTAGCACGGATAGAGCATATGACCGAAGCGGCCCGGCATCTGCATGTCACCCAATCTTCGCTTAGCAAGACAATTCAGCGGCTGGAAGAAGA
It encodes the following:
- a CDS encoding MFS transporter produces the protein MSKRSWWLMISIGLGIMLNPLNSSMVAVAIPNLQHTFQLNYTAVSWIIFAFYIASAVTQPVMGRASDLFGRRKIFLAGLLVSFIVSLCAPLSISFGWLIVFRIVQSIGTSMMVAVGMAIVRIHITEKQSTALSVLSIFLSGAAAIGPFIGGLLMYWWDWRAIFLGNIPFVIASMLLAWKVIPDDKASIPKADRLTLGKWMIRIDAAGIFLFTLGLVALLLGVLSAQSSHSLSVYSFTVGLAGIILLAAFIWHERRAASPFIPLRIFARHPAMTWVNIEFVVVNLIFYAVFFGLPSYLQIVRHISELNTGILMLSLGICSLLVSPVAGRWIDRSGPGPALLFSAMFMTLGSIGLVALGPDSGMIGICMALGAFGISNGLNNVGMQAALFAASPKEIIGVASGLFSTSRYIGTILSSLLISIVAGTQFTFAGFRLLGVILTIAAVLLVCMQWQRYKRHQHISSDTLS